Proteins co-encoded in one Halorussus vallis genomic window:
- a CDS encoding NUDIX domain-containing protein — protein MDETHVVTCFLRNRGEVLLLRRSEEVGSYAGLWGGVAGHAEGNPDVAAREEIAEETGLLDACTLAREGVTFEFADEDLGTRWVVHPYLFDCERRDAEVDWETAEFEWVHPTEILRRESVPQLWTSYSRVAPSVSQVAEDTEHGSAYLSVRALEVLRDRAGSFAVQGSGGWSPLVALADALREARPSMAALGNRVDRAMAEASERRIPEAVERAAREGIERAYRADEAAAENAAAEIRGETVLTLSRSGTVLDALGGAEHVFVAESRPAREGVGVAEELARECRVTIHTDAAVAHVLATEDVDAVVVGADAVLPDGRVVNKTGTRAAASAAAREGVPVYAVAAADKIRTDGAVHLEAGDPEAVYDGDAAVEVLNPTFDATPADLVSGVITERGVLDEEEISAVVSELRGLSGWREDGEGGEAKSEGEEEDSEDEEDEQEA, from the coding sequence ATGGACGAAACCCACGTCGTCACCTGTTTTCTACGTAATCGCGGCGAAGTCCTGCTGTTGCGCCGGTCCGAGGAGGTCGGCTCCTACGCCGGACTGTGGGGCGGCGTCGCCGGCCACGCCGAGGGAAACCCCGACGTGGCCGCCCGCGAGGAGATAGCCGAGGAAACCGGACTGCTCGACGCCTGCACGCTCGCCCGGGAAGGAGTCACCTTCGAGTTCGCGGACGAGGACCTCGGAACGCGCTGGGTGGTCCACCCTTATCTCTTCGACTGTGAGCGCCGTGACGCCGAGGTCGACTGGGAGACGGCCGAGTTCGAGTGGGTCCACCCGACCGAAATCCTGCGCCGCGAGAGCGTTCCACAGCTCTGGACATCCTACTCGCGGGTCGCTCCCAGCGTCTCGCAGGTCGCCGAAGATACGGAACACGGCTCGGCGTACCTCTCGGTGCGGGCGCTGGAAGTCCTGCGCGACCGGGCGGGGAGCTTTGCGGTTCAAGGCTCCGGCGGCTGGTCCCCGCTCGTCGCACTCGCCGATGCGCTCCGCGAGGCCCGCCCGAGCATGGCCGCGCTGGGCAACCGCGTCGACCGGGCGATGGCCGAGGCCAGCGAGCGACGAATCCCCGAGGCGGTCGAGCGGGCGGCCCGCGAGGGCATCGAGCGCGCCTACCGCGCCGACGAGGCGGCCGCCGAGAACGCGGCCGCCGAGATTCGCGGGGAGACGGTGCTGACGCTCTCGCGGTCCGGAACCGTCCTCGACGCGCTCGGCGGCGCCGAGCACGTCTTCGTCGCCGAGTCGCGGCCGGCGCGGGAGGGCGTCGGGGTGGCCGAGGAACTGGCCAGAGAGTGTCGGGTGACCATCCACACCGACGCCGCCGTGGCGCACGTGCTGGCGACCGAGGACGTGGACGCCGTCGTGGTCGGCGCGGACGCCGTACTTCCGGACGGACGGGTCGTCAACAAGACCGGCACGCGCGCGGCGGCGAGCGCCGCCGCGCGCGAGGGCGTCCCGGTCTACGCCGTGGCGGCCGCCGACAAGATTCGGACCGACGGCGCGGTCCACCTCGAAGCCGGCGACCCCGAGGCGGTGTACGACGGGGACGCGGCGGTCGAGGTGTTGAACCCGACGTTCGACGCGACGCCCGCCGACCTCGTCTCGGGCGTGATTACGGAGCGCGGCGTGCTCGACGAGGAGGAGATTTCCGCGGTGGTTTCGGAACTCAGAGGACTCTCGGGGTGGCGCGAGGACGGGGAGGGTGGTGAAGCCAAAAGCGAAGGTGAGGAGGAGGACAGCGAGGACGAAGAGGACGAGCAGGAGGCGTAG
- a CDS encoding YciE/YciF ferroxidase family protein produces the protein MTLNTLEDLFDHQLQAAYTVENRLVDTLSEMASQVDDEELADGFGQHEGETMRHVERVEEVFEARGLTPEETEVPLFDGLMEEKQMFDEQLGEEGLRDVFYAQAGMKTERIELTMYEGLLMLADQLDLGDEVTDPLEENRDEEEKTLKKLKGMATGSTLLGDGLL, from the coding sequence ATGACACTAAATACGCTCGAGGACCTGTTCGACCACCAGCTTCAGGCCGCGTACACCGTGGAGAATCGACTCGTCGACACGCTCTCGGAGATGGCCAGCCAGGTCGACGACGAGGAACTGGCCGACGGGTTCGGCCAGCACGAGGGTGAAACCATGCGCCACGTCGAACGCGTCGAGGAGGTGTTCGAGGCGCGGGGGCTCACGCCCGAGGAGACGGAGGTGCCGCTGTTCGACGGCCTGATGGAGGAGAAGCAGATGTTCGACGAGCAGCTGGGCGAGGAGGGACTCCGCGACGTGTTCTACGCCCAGGCGGGCATGAAGACCGAGCGCATCGAACTCACGATGTACGAGGGCCTGCTGATGCTCGCCGACCAACTCGACCTCGGCGACGAGGTGACCGACCCGCTGGAGGAGAACCGCGACGAAGAGGAGAAGACGCTGAAGAAGCTCAAGGGGATGGCGACGGGGTCGACGCTGCTAGGCGACGGACTGCTGTAG
- a CDS encoding Hvo_1808 family surface protein, protein MVVPLLVVLVTSSVAGATVVGHANRELGDTATPSAADGVAAEAEADAPAESPARASGFARAQDGGETGDEATGLACGGSVPADLADPQSDVKGWENGYWYNESIDISQSDGVQKAERERLVSRTMARVEAVRCIEFNRSVPVSVVSRQQFANRQARQNASPGLRAFDNAKFEALFLVNESADSIAVQNRNRGSNVLGFYSPRADRIVVIAENAKSLRIDELTLAHELMHAWQDQQYNLTGDPFGAKLRDQVNARNGLIEGDASYTERLYERQCKQGTWDCLQRPSDQRAQTNLANMGIYLLKYQPYSDGPAFVRLVQNVGGWDAVNALYENPPASTEQVIHPERYEADPPTNVTLADQTGGDWSRVRAPNRPGYGSLGEAGLMAMFIYPYYHSGGQSRVIPPSQWFNRNESGEIKTFDPLDYKSQYTTGWDGDRLHVYRNGSGELGYVWKLAWDSPQDARQFVAGYRKVLRYWGAEQVGENTWRIADSGFADAFHVAVEGNVVTITNAPTVDQLSAVRSSVTVDAETDGANATATGGNATATETGETAAGASETTEAGGPADSATVNVTVGNETASPATGNETTTAAMATP, encoded by the coding sequence ATGGTGGTACCGTTACTCGTCGTACTCGTCACGTCGAGCGTCGCGGGGGCGACGGTCGTCGGGCACGCGAATCGGGAGTTGGGAGACACGGCGACGCCGTCGGCGGCCGACGGCGTCGCCGCCGAGGCCGAAGCGGACGCGCCGGCCGAGTCGCCAGCGCGCGCGAGCGGTTTCGCGCGTGCGCAGGACGGCGGTGAGACGGGCGACGAAGCAACCGGTCTGGCGTGCGGCGGGTCGGTCCCTGCCGACCTGGCCGACCCCCAGTCCGACGTGAAGGGCTGGGAGAACGGCTACTGGTACAACGAATCAATCGATATCAGCCAGTCCGACGGCGTCCAGAAGGCCGAGCGCGAGCGACTCGTCTCGCGCACGATGGCGCGGGTCGAGGCGGTCCGGTGCATCGAGTTCAACCGGTCGGTTCCGGTGAGCGTGGTGAGCAGACAGCAGTTCGCCAACCGGCAGGCCCGCCAGAACGCCTCGCCGGGTCTGCGGGCGTTCGACAACGCGAAGTTCGAGGCGCTGTTCCTGGTCAACGAGTCGGCCGACTCCATCGCGGTCCAGAACCGCAACAGGGGGAGCAACGTCCTCGGGTTCTACAGCCCGCGGGCCGACCGAATCGTGGTCATCGCCGAGAACGCGAAGTCGCTCCGCATCGACGAACTGACGCTGGCCCACGAACTGATGCACGCCTGGCAGGACCAGCAGTACAACCTCACCGGCGACCCGTTCGGCGCGAAGCTCCGCGACCAGGTGAACGCCCGCAACGGCTTGATAGAGGGCGACGCGAGCTACACCGAACGGCTCTACGAGCGCCAGTGCAAGCAGGGGACGTGGGACTGCCTCCAGCGGCCCAGCGACCAGCGCGCGCAGACCAACCTCGCCAACATGGGCATCTACCTGCTCAAGTACCAGCCCTACAGCGACGGCCCGGCGTTCGTCCGACTGGTCCAGAACGTCGGCGGCTGGGACGCGGTGAACGCGCTGTACGAGAATCCGCCGGCCAGCACCGAGCAGGTCATCCACCCCGAGCGGTACGAGGCCGACCCGCCGACGAACGTGACGCTGGCCGACCAGACGGGCGGCGACTGGAGTCGGGTGCGGGCGCCGAACCGACCGGGCTACGGGAGCCTGGGCGAGGCCGGACTGATGGCCATGTTCATCTACCCCTACTACCACAGCGGGGGCCAGTCGCGGGTCATCCCGCCGAGCCAGTGGTTCAACCGGAACGAGTCGGGCGAGATCAAGACGTTCGACCCGCTCGACTACAAGTCCCAGTACACGACCGGCTGGGACGGCGACCGGCTCCACGTCTACCGGAACGGGTCGGGCGAACTCGGTTACGTCTGGAAACTGGCGTGGGACTCGCCCCAGGACGCCCGGCAGTTCGTCGCGGGGTACCGGAAGGTTCTGCGGTACTGGGGCGCCGAACAGGTCGGTGAGAACACGTGGCGCATCGCCGACAGCGGCTTCGCCGACGCGTTCCACGTCGCCGTCGAGGGGAACGTCGTCACCATCACGAACGCGCCGACGGTCGACCAACTCTCGGCGGTTCGGTCCAGCGTGACGGTCGACGCCGAGACGGACGGTGCGAACGCCACCGCGACCGGCGGCAACGCGACGGCGACCGAAACTGGCGAAACCGCCGCGGGGGCGTCCGAAACCACCGAAGCCGGCGGCCCCGCCGACAGCGCGACGGTGAACGTGACGGTCGGGAACGAAACCGCGAGCCCGGCGACCGGAAACGAGACGACGACCGCCGCGATGGCGACCCCGTAA
- a CDS encoding metallophosphoesterase family protein, with protein MADVTIAIVSDTHVPSRAEGIPDWVEDRIEAADRVIHAGDFDDEAAYDRVDELAADLTAVRGNMDPVALDLPPVAVLDAAGTTFVVTHGHRTEGDESYREGVARVVSEEVDGPAIAVAGHTHEVVDEDVEGIRLLNPGSATGASPAERETMMTVEILDGDVTVELYVEDAVVEV; from the coding sequence ATGGCCGACGTCACGATCGCAATCGTCAGCGACACCCACGTCCCCTCGCGCGCCGAGGGGATTCCCGACTGGGTCGAGGACCGAATCGAGGCGGCCGACCGCGTGATCCACGCCGGCGACTTCGACGACGAAGCCGCCTACGACCGGGTCGACGAACTCGCCGCCGACCTCACGGCGGTCCGGGGAAACATGGACCCGGTGGCGCTGGACCTCCCGCCGGTCGCGGTGCTCGACGCGGCCGGAACCACCTTCGTCGTCACCCACGGCCACCGAACCGAGGGCGACGAGAGCTACCGCGAGGGCGTCGCCCGGGTCGTCTCCGAGGAGGTCGACGGCCCGGCCATCGCGGTCGCCGGCCACACCCACGAAGTGGTCGACGAGGACGTCGAGGGCATCCGCCTGCTCAACCCCGGGAGCGCCACCGGGGCGTCGCCGGCCGAGCGCGAGACGATGATGACCGTCGAGATTCTCGACGGCGATGTGACGGTGGAGTTGTACGTCGAGGACGCGGTCGTCGAGGTTTGA
- a CDS encoding coenzyme F420-0:L-glutamate ligase → MEVFAVPDLPEVRPGDDLAALIETRADLRDDDVVAVASTVVSKVEGRLFELADFSASPRAKEIAARLEGISGDEKDPRFAQAVLEESTEIIVEAPFLLTATRFGHIGVNAGIDRSNVGDGGADLLLLPERPSESAARIRENLSADCAVVVTDTCGRPFRHGQRGVAIGWDGIPASRDWRGETDRDGHELEVTVESVVDEIASAANLVTGEGDDGLPVAVVRDWNFGDHGGSENLFRDVEGDFVRQALRGWEFARD, encoded by the coding sequence ATGGAAGTGTTCGCAGTGCCGGACCTGCCGGAGGTCCGGCCGGGCGACGACCTCGCGGCGCTGATAGAGACGCGGGCCGACCTCCGGGACGACGACGTGGTGGCGGTCGCCAGCACCGTCGTCTCGAAGGTCGAGGGACGGCTGTTCGAACTCGCCGACTTCTCGGCGAGTCCGCGGGCGAAGGAGATAGCCGCGCGCCTCGAAGGAATCTCGGGCGACGAGAAGGACCCCCGGTTCGCCCAGGCGGTCCTCGAAGAGAGTACCGAGATAATCGTGGAGGCCCCGTTCCTGCTGACGGCGACGCGGTTCGGCCACATCGGCGTGAACGCGGGCATCGACCGCTCGAACGTCGGCGACGGCGGAGCCGACCTGCTCCTCCTCCCCGAGCGCCCGAGCGAGAGCGCCGCCCGCATCCGCGAGAACCTCTCGGCCGACTGCGCGGTGGTCGTTACCGACACCTGCGGGCGGCCGTTCCGCCACGGCCAGCGCGGGGTCGCCATCGGCTGGGACGGCATTCCGGCCTCGCGGGACTGGCGGGGGGAAACCGACCGCGACGGCCACGAACTCGAGGTCACCGTCGAGTCGGTCGTCGACGAGATCGCCTCGGCGGCCAACCTGGTGACCGGCGAGGGCGACGACGGCCTGCCGGTCGCTGTCGTCCGCGACTGGAACTTCGGCGACCACGGGGGGTCGGAGAACCTCTTCCGGGACGTCGAGGGCGACTTCGTGCGCCAGGCGCTCAGGGGGTGGGAGTTTGCGCGGGATTGA
- a CDS encoding 5,10-methylenetetrahydromethanopterin reductase: MRGIELTPEHPMADLVELGRLAEDEGFDTLFASSHYNNRDPFAVLSRVAAATDEIRVGPGVVNPYESHPVSLASRVATLQEASGGRAVCGLGAGDRSTLRNLGVEREKPLRRVLETMKVSQKLWAGDRVDHDGTFRAADAALNYEVETPPVYVGAQGPHMIRMAAKHADGVLVNASHPDDFAWADEQVERGLAERPDSRGEFDFAAYASVSVAEDEDAAREAARPPVAFIAGGAAPPVLERHGIDRERAEAVGEKVEAGEFSAAFEAVTPEMIDAFCVAGTVETAAEKIAGVLEYADSFVVGSPLGPDPETAVSLAGAAVDRASRG, translated from the coding sequence TTGCGCGGGATTGAACTCACGCCCGAGCACCCGATGGCTGACCTCGTCGAACTCGGCCGCCTCGCCGAGGACGAGGGGTTCGACACGCTCTTCGCGAGTTCCCACTACAACAACCGCGACCCGTTCGCGGTGCTCTCGCGGGTCGCCGCGGCGACCGACGAGATTCGGGTCGGCCCCGGCGTCGTCAACCCCTACGAGTCCCACCCGGTGTCGCTGGCCTCCCGAGTCGCGACGCTCCAGGAGGCCAGCGGCGGCCGGGCGGTCTGCGGCCTCGGCGCGGGCGACCGCTCGACGCTCCGGAACCTCGGTGTCGAGCGCGAGAAACCGCTCCGGCGAGTGCTGGAGACGATGAAAGTGAGCCAGAAGCTCTGGGCGGGCGACCGGGTCGACCACGACGGAACCTTCCGCGCGGCCGACGCCGCCCTGAACTACGAGGTCGAAACCCCGCCGGTGTACGTCGGCGCGCAGGGGCCACACATGATACGGATGGCGGCCAAGCACGCCGACGGCGTGCTGGTCAACGCCTCGCACCCCGACGACTTCGCGTGGGCCGACGAGCAGGTCGAGCGGGGCCTCGCGGAGCGCCCCGACTCTCGGGGCGAGTTCGACTTCGCGGCCTACGCCAGCGTCAGCGTCGCGGAGGACGAGGACGCCGCCCGCGAGGCCGCCCGGCCGCCGGTCGCGTTCATCGCGGGCGGGGCGGCCCCGCCGGTGCTAGAGCGCCACGGCATCGACCGCGAGCGGGCGGAGGCGGTCGGCGAGAAGGTCGAAGCCGGCGAGTTCTCGGCGGCGTTCGAGGCGGTGACTCCCGAGATGATAGACGCCTTCTGCGTCGCCGGGACGGTGGAGACGGCGGCCGAGAAGATAGCCGGAGTGTTAGAGTACGCCGATAGCTTCGTCGTCGGGTCGCCGCTCGGGCCGGACCCCGAGACGGCGGTCAGCCTTGCTGGGGCGGCCGTCGACCGAGCGAGTCGGGGATGA
- a CDS encoding DUF5809 family protein has protein sequence MDTHGFLAPDDEAAARRLFESVGPAAQTVVKETAKAMAFDREEYGERVTGDVVETARDALFASLLAVQTGTREEYEAWLADRDREVVERGNPNVENVAWHDAFDETVVAATFQNEPDAAVATLRRQAFGSVYREVL, from the coding sequence ATGGACACCCACGGTTTCCTCGCGCCAGATGACGAGGCGGCCGCGCGCAGGCTCTTCGAGTCGGTCGGACCCGCGGCCCAGACGGTGGTCAAGGAGACGGCGAAGGCGATGGCGTTCGACCGCGAGGAGTACGGCGAGCGCGTGACCGGCGACGTGGTCGAAACCGCCCGCGACGCCCTCTTCGCGTCGCTGTTGGCGGTCCAAACTGGCACCCGGGAGGAGTACGAGGCGTGGCTGGCCGACCGCGACCGGGAGGTGGTCGAACGCGGGAACCCGAACGTCGAGAACGTCGCGTGGCACGACGCGTTCGACGAGACGGTGGTGGCCGCGACATTCCAGAACGAACCCGACGCCGCAGTGGCGACCCTGCGGCGGCAGGCGTTCGGGTCGGTCTACCGCGAGGTCCTGTAG
- a CDS encoding DUF5810 domain-containing protein — MGYACPVCETPQSDAEHLANHLAFTAMLGDDDHEAWLDEHAPNWDEAGAAELAARVEEYAKEVGFPQVFDDTTHDHSHARRDDEPRPGDLFEDELERANAHGRGSMASGLGDTAGARGGAGGGEALEPEAQEVLREAREMTREMRERREDADEDDDDGTEGETE; from the coding sequence ATGGGATACGCCTGTCCGGTCTGCGAGACGCCCCAGTCCGACGCCGAGCACCTCGCCAACCACCTCGCGTTCACCGCGATGCTCGGCGACGACGACCACGAGGCGTGGCTCGACGAACACGCGCCGAACTGGGACGAGGCGGGCGCGGCCGAACTCGCCGCCCGCGTCGAGGAGTACGCCAAGGAGGTCGGCTTCCCGCAGGTGTTCGACGATACGACCCACGACCACTCTCACGCCCGCCGCGACGACGAACCCCGGCCGGGCGACCTGTTCGAGGACGAACTCGAACGCGCGAACGCGCATGGCCGCGGGTCGATGGCCAGCGGCCTCGGCGACACCGCGGGGGCGCGAGGCGGTGCGGGCGGCGGCGAGGCGCTCGAACCCGAGGCCCAGGAGGTCCTGCGGGAAGCCCGGGAGATGACCCGCGAGATGCGCGAGCGACGCGAGGACGCCGACGAGGACGACGACGACGGGACCGAAGGCGAAACGGAGTAG
- a CDS encoding GNAT family N-acetyltransferase, with product MTISPADEERPVRVRQAVQADLLAVLRIERASFEQPWPFSAFERFLGEPGFLVADEGSAGRRSPTNAAGGALQTGSVVGYVVANLVANHGRPLGHVKDIAVHPDRRGDGVGATLLEHALSVLEAGGARSVKLEVRASNQPALSLYYEYGFEYLRTVPRYYDDGEDALILVVDLDAEEWSPDSESQ from the coding sequence GTGACAATCTCTCCCGCGGACGAGGAACGCCCCGTTCGCGTCCGGCAGGCCGTGCAGGCGGACCTGCTGGCGGTCCTGCGCATCGAACGAGCGTCGTTCGAGCAGCCCTGGCCGTTCTCGGCGTTCGAGCGGTTCCTGGGCGAACCGGGGTTTCTGGTGGCCGACGAGGGGAGCGCCGGCCGCCGGTCGCCGACCAACGCGGCCGGCGGCGCCCTCCAGACGGGGAGCGTCGTCGGTTACGTCGTCGCGAACCTCGTGGCGAACCACGGCCGACCGCTGGGCCACGTCAAGGACATCGCCGTCCACCCAGACCGGCGCGGCGACGGCGTCGGCGCGACGCTGCTCGAACACGCGCTGTCGGTGCTCGAAGCCGGCGGCGCCCGGAGCGTCAAGTTGGAGGTCCGCGCGAGCAACCAGCCCGCGCTGTCGCTGTACTACGAGTACGGCTTCGAGTACCTCCGCACGGTGCCCCGATACTACGACGACGGCGAGGACGCCCTGATTCTGGTTGTGGACCTGGACGCCGAGGAGTGGAGTCCGGACTCCGAGTCCCAATAG
- a CDS encoding NUDIX domain-containing protein gives MPDETAPTVDAVPTLTDPESLRDRGDVEFLERTKVHDDADHCAMSADGRAVVGVTDDDGDALVIVNEERDFAMLPNGTVESGDDWAAVAREQVEHLTGLSIEIDGIERVRKVEHVVDGDDEPHTTSYQVVFAASPATDDRTISHGCDWRGEWCDAFPEGVADEGPAQDDVRLFLD, from the coding sequence ATGCCAGACGAAACTGCACCAACCGTCGACGCCGTACCGACCCTCACCGACCCCGAATCGCTGCGCGACCGCGGCGACGTCGAGTTCCTCGAACGCACGAAGGTCCACGACGACGCCGACCACTGCGCGATGAGCGCCGACGGTCGGGCAGTGGTCGGCGTCACCGACGACGACGGCGACGCTCTCGTCATCGTGAACGAAGAGCGGGACTTCGCAATGCTCCCCAACGGCACGGTCGAGTCCGGCGACGACTGGGCGGCGGTTGCCCGCGAACAGGTCGAACACCTGACCGGCCTGTCCATCGAAATCGACGGTATCGAACGTGTGCGGAAGGTCGAGCATGTCGTAGACGGTGACGACGAACCCCACACGACCAGCTATCAGGTCGTCTTCGCCGCGTCGCCCGCGACCGACGACCGCACCATCTCACATGGATGCGACTGGCGCGGGGAGTGGTGCGACGCGTTCCCCGAGGGCGTCGCCGACGAAGGGCCGGCTCAAGACGACGTCCGGTTGTTCCTCGACTAA
- a CDS encoding aconitate hydratase, with amino-acid sequence MGQTLTEKILEDHLVEGELETGEEIGIEIDQVLAQDTTGTLVWLQFEALEMDEVQTELAAQYCDHQTYQFDFKNTDDHRFLRSAAGTYGAHFSRPGNGICHNVHKENFAAPGKTMLGSDSHTPTPGGLGELAIGSGGLDVAVAMGGGPYYIEMPEVVNVRLEGELSEWSTAKDVILEMLRRLSVKGGVGKIFEYTGPGVETLSVPERTTITNMGTELGATSSIFPTDENTQEWLESLGRGDDYEEVVPDDDADYDDQITIDLSEIEPLIAKPSMPDNVVPVREVTGESVDQVMIGSCTNGGYEDILPGAKMLEGREINKTTEMIVAPGSKQASEMLAREGWTAEMMAAGVNFSEATCGACIGIGHVPASDSVSLRTFNRNFEGRSGIEDDSVYLCSPEVATAAAIKGEIVDPRDLSDELGDLEDPGFELPEEYYGSKADLISPDEAPDDDLIKGPNIGDVPLKDELEAELAGPALLKMEDNITTDHIIPATSDILKFRSNIPKLSEFTLSRVDDSFAQRAMDSDGGFLVAGENYGQGSSREHAALCPMYLGVEGVLAQSFARIHKANLFNFGLIPLEIDEDDYEKIEQGDDIEIVDDVSEAVRSGQDEFTVRVNDDWELTAHLDASERERQILADGGKLSHTKKRAEGGSSGATPADD; translated from the coding sequence ATGGGACAGACGCTAACGGAGAAAATCCTGGAGGACCACCTCGTCGAGGGCGAACTCGAAACCGGTGAAGAGATCGGTATCGAGATCGACCAGGTGCTCGCCCAGGACACGACGGGAACGCTCGTCTGGCTACAGTTCGAGGCGCTCGAGATGGACGAGGTCCAGACCGAACTGGCGGCGCAGTACTGCGACCACCAGACCTACCAGTTCGACTTCAAGAACACCGACGACCACCGCTTCCTCCGCAGTGCGGCGGGTACCTACGGCGCGCACTTCTCGCGCCCCGGCAACGGTATCTGTCACAACGTCCACAAGGAGAACTTCGCCGCGCCCGGCAAGACGATGCTCGGGTCGGACTCCCACACGCCGACCCCCGGCGGACTCGGCGAACTCGCCATCGGGTCGGGCGGTCTCGACGTGGCGGTCGCCATGGGCGGCGGCCCCTACTACATCGAGATGCCCGAGGTCGTCAACGTTCGCCTCGAAGGCGAACTCTCCGAGTGGTCGACCGCGAAGGACGTCATCCTCGAGATGCTCCGCCGTCTCTCCGTGAAGGGCGGCGTCGGCAAGATCTTCGAGTACACCGGCCCGGGCGTCGAGACGCTGTCGGTCCCCGAGCGGACGACCATCACCAACATGGGTACGGAGCTCGGCGCGACCTCCTCGATCTTCCCGACCGACGAGAACACCCAGGAGTGGCTCGAGAGCCTCGGCCGCGGCGACGACTACGAAGAGGTCGTCCCGGACGACGACGCCGACTACGACGACCAGATCACCATCGACCTCTCGGAGATCGAACCGCTCATCGCGAAGCCGTCGATGCCCGACAACGTCGTCCCCGTCCGCGAAGTCACGGGCGAGTCGGTCGACCAGGTCATGATCGGTTCCTGTACCAACGGCGGCTACGAGGACATCCTGCCCGGCGCGAAGATGCTGGAGGGCCGCGAGATCAACAAGACGACCGAGATGATCGTCGCGCCCGGTAGCAAGCAGGCCTCCGAGATGCTCGCCCGCGAGGGCTGGACGGCCGAGATGATGGCGGCCGGCGTCAACTTCTCCGAGGCGACCTGCGGGGCCTGCATCGGCATCGGTCACGTGCCGGCCAGCGACTCCGTGTCGCTCCGGACGTTCAACCGCAACTTCGAGGGTCGCTCGGGCATCGAGGACGACTCGGTCTACCTCTGCTCGCCGGAGGTCGCCACCGCGGCGGCCATCAAGGGCGAGATCGTCGACCCGCGGGACCTCTCCGACGAACTCGGCGACCTCGAGGACCCCGGCTTCGAACTCCCCGAGGAGTACTACGGCTCGAAGGCCGACCTCATCAGCCCCGACGAGGCGCCCGACGACGACCTCATCAAGGGCCCGAACATCGGCGACGTGCCGCTGAAGGACGAACTGGAAGCCGAACTGGCCGGTCCCGCCCTCCTGAAGATGGAGGACAACATCACGACCGACCACATCATCCCGGCGACCAGCGACATCCTGAAGTTCCGCTCGAACATCCCGAAGCTCTCGGAGTTCACGCTCTCGCGGGTCGACGACAGCTTCGCCCAGCGCGCGATGGACTCGGACGGCGGCTTCCTCGTCGCCGGCGAGAACTACGGTCAGGGTAGCTCGCGCGAGCACGCCGCCCTGTGCCCGATGTACCTCGGCGTCGAGGGCGTCCTCGCCCAGAGCTTCGCCCGCATCCACAAGGCGAACCTGTTCAACTTCGGCCTCATCCCGCTCGAAATCGACGAGGACGACTACGAGAAGATCGAGCAGGGCGACGACATCGAGATCGTCGACGACGTCTCCGAGGCGGTCCGCTCCGGCCAGGATGAGTTCACGGTCCGAGTCAACGACGACTGGGAACTCACCGCCCACCTCGACGCCTCCGAACGCGAGCGCCAGATTCTCGCCGACGGCGGCAAGCTCTCGCACACGAAGAAGCGGGCCGAAGGCGGCAGCTCCGGCGCGACGCCCGCCGACGACTGA
- a CDS encoding deoxyuridine 5'-triphosphate nucleotidohydrolase, producing the protein MGPTETPETKSRSRGPDPDGTRWSPGAADAPRADPPGDRRRVARPTDSGTDLRSGRNLPRMFESGTYVADHVDPITDEQVQPNGVDLTLEAVYEQREPGRIGLDGKEIGDRRELETEQVADDAPEAYYLTEGGYVVRYAETVSIPDGHVGYIYPRSSLLRNSCMLDTAVWDAGYTGKGEGLLEVHHDIEIERGAQIAQLVLAAADHDDTYDGSYQGENVE; encoded by the coding sequence ATCGGACCGACCGAAACTCCCGAAACGAAGAGTCGGAGTCGTGGCCCGGACCCCGACGGGACCCGGTGGTCACCCGGCGCGGCGGATGCGCCGAGGGCCGACCCTCCCGGCGACCGTCGGCGGGTCGCACGCCCGACCGACTCCGGCACCGATTTACGCTCCGGGCGAAATCTCCCGCGCATGTTCGAGAGCGGAACGTACGTCGCCGACCACGTCGACCCGATAACCGACGAGCAGGTCCAGCCGAACGGCGTCGACCTCACCCTCGAAGCGGTGTACGAACAGCGCGAACCCGGTCGCATCGGCCTCGACGGCAAGGAAATCGGCGACCGCCGGGAACTCGAAACCGAGCAGGTCGCCGACGACGCCCCCGAGGCGTACTACCTGACCGAGGGCGGGTACGTCGTCCGGTACGCCGAAACCGTCTCGATTCCCGACGGCCACGTCGGCTACATCTACCCCCGGTCGTCGCTGCTGCGCAACTCCTGCATGCTCGATACTGCGGTCTGGGACGCCGGCTACACGGGCAAGGGCGAGGGCCTGCTCGAAGTCCACCACGACATCGAGATCGAACGCGGGGCGCAAATCGCCCAACTCGTCCTCGCGGCGGCCGACCACGACGACACCTACGACGGGTCGTACCAGGGCGAGAACGTCGAGTAG